DNA from Streptomyces rishiriensis:
GTGGCCGCGTTGCCCGAGTCGAAGTCGGCCGCCCGGCTGCCCAGGAGCCCGTCGAAGATACCCATTCCCGCCCCCACGTCCACTGATGAAAACCGGCGGGGCGGCCGGTGGAGGACTCGTCCTCGACCGACCGCCCCGCTCAGAGCGTTCCTCGCTCCCCGGGAGATCACACCCCGGACGAGACCTCAGTCTTCTCGTCCGAGCCCTGGGCTTTTCCCTCGGCCGCCGCCAATGCGCGGTTGCGGCGTACGGAGGACAGGAAGGACCACCCGATCAGGACCACGCCGACGAGGCCGGTGATGACCTCGTTGATCTGGTACTGGATGGTGACCATGAGGATCACGGCGAGGGCGCCGATCGCGTAGTGGGCGCCGTGCTCGAGGTAGACGTAGTCGTCGAGGGTGCCCTGGCGGACCAGGTACACGGTCAGCGAACGGACGTACATGGCGCCGATGCCCAGGCCCAGCGCCATCAGCACGATGTCGTTGGTGATGGCGAAGGCGCCGATCACACCGTCGAAGGAGAAGGACGCGTCGAGGACCTCGAGGTAGAGGAACATGAAGAACGCGGCCTGACCCGCCAGGACGACCGGCGAACGCTTCTTGCCGGTGCGCGCGGCCTCTTCCTCCTCCTCGTGCTCGCGTTCCTCCTCTTCCTCGAGCTTGTCCTCGAAGTAGCCGGAGAGCCCGCCGACGACCATGTACGTGATCAGACCGGCGATGCCGGAGATCAGCACCGTCTCCGCCTTGTCGGCGTGCGCCCCGCCGTGCTGGTGGGCGTGGGCCGCGAAGGTGAAGGAGGTGATCAACAGGACGATCAGCGCGATGCAGACCGACAGCATGTCGACCTTGCCGAGCTTGGCCAGGGGCCGCTCGATCCAGCGCAGCCACTGGATGTCACGGTCCTCGAAGATGAAGTCCAGGAAGATCATCAGCAGGAACATGCCACCGAAGGCGGCGATCGACGGGTGGGCGTCGGTGACCAGCTGCTGGTACTGGTCCTTGTCGTTGAGCGCGAGATCGACGGCGTCGATCGGGCCGATCTTGGCGCTGATGGCGACGATCACGACGGGGAAGACCAACCGCATGCCGAAGACGGCGATGAGGACACCCACCGTGAGGAAGATTTTCTGCCAGAAGGCACTCATCTTCTTCAGGATCCCGGCGTTGACCACCGCGTTGTCGAAGGACAGCGAGATCTCGAGGATGGAGAGGATCGCCACGATGCCGAAGGCCTCCCACCCCCCGTAGAGGACCGCTGCGACCAGGCCGAGCGCGGTGACCGCGAACGACCAGCCGAAGGTTTTCAGAAGCACTGGCTACCCAATCGTGTCTGGGGGTCCCCCCAAGCGAAGCTCGGGGAGGGTTTCCCCCGCGCCGTACTCGGCTTTACGAAACGTTGACTCCGAAGTCTAGAGCGATGCCTCGCAGTCCCGACGCGTACCCCTGTCCCACGGCCCGGAACTTCCATTCCCCCTGGTATCGATAGAGCTCACCGAAGATCATCGCGGTCTCCGTGCCGGCGTCCTCGCTCAGGTCGTAACGGGCGAGTTCCTGCCCGTCGGCCTGGTTCACCACCCGGATGAACGCGTTGGCGACCTGGCCGAAGGTCTGACCCCGCTCGTCGGCCATGTGGATGGAGACCGGGAAGACGATCTTGTCGCACTGGGGTGGCACCTTGGAGAGGTCCACCAGCAGTGACTCGTCGTCGCCTTCGCCCTCACCGGTGAGGTTGTCGCCGGTGTGCTCCACCGAGCCGTCCGGGCTCTTGAGCTGGTTGTAGAAGACGAACCACTCGTCCCCCATCACCCGCCCGCTGTTGCACAGCAGCGCGCTGGCGTCGAGGTCGAAGGGGGCTCCGGTGGTGGAGCGCGCGTCCCAGCCGAGTCCGATCATCACCTGAGTGAGGTTCGGCGCGGCCTTGGACAGGGAGACATTGCCTCCCTTGGCGAGCGTGACGCCCATGATTGCTGGTCCTCCCCTAGGTGGTGCTCAGGTGCTTCCTCTTCGGTTGTCCTGCACGTCCGGCGCCGCCCGTAAACGGTGCGGCGCCGGACGGTCGGCCCTTCGGGCCCTGCGGACGACTCAGACGTTGACGCCGAAGTCCTGCGCGATACCGCGCAGACCCGACGCGTAGCCCTGACCGATGGCCCGGAACTTCCACTCCGCGCCGTGCCGGTACAGCTCGCCGAAGACCATCGCGGTCTCCGTCGACGCGTCCTCGCTGAGGTCGTAGCGGGCGATCTCGGCGCCGCCGGCCTGGTTCACGACGCGGATGAACGCGTTGCGGACCTGACCGAAGGACTGCTGCCGGTTCTCCGCGTCGTAGATCGACACCGGGAAGACGATCTTGTCGACGTCGGCCGGGACTCCGGCGAGGTTGACCTTGATCGCCTCGTCGTCGCCCTCGCCCTCGCCGGTGGTGTTGTCACCGGTGTGCTCGACCGAGCCGTCGGGGCTCTTGAGGTTGTTGAAGAAGACGAAGTTCGCGTCACTGGCGACCTTGCCGGCGCTGTTCACCAGCAGCGCGCTGGCGTCCAGGTCGAAGTCGGTGCCGGTCGTGGTGCGGACGTCCCACCCCAGACCGACGATGACCGCGGTCAGGCCCGGGGCCTCCTTGGTCAGCGATACGTTGCCGCCCTTGCTGAGGCTGACTCCCACAAGTCCTCCATTGGTGTCCTGGGGCGGGGAGCCCCTGGTGCGTCGGATATCGGATCAACGAGTCGATCCTAGTAACGGGTTCCCGCCCCACGCAGGCCCTGGAGCCGAAGAATCACAGGGTGTCGAGCGCGGCGACGTACTCGCCGAGGTCACGGGCGTCCGGCAGCGCGTTGCGCACGCTCCAGCGCACCAGGCCCTCCTTGTCGATGACGAAGGTGCCGCGCACCGCGCAGCCCTTGTCCTCGGCGAAGACGCCGTAGGCGCGGCTGACCTCGCCGTGCGGCCAGAAGTCGCTGAGCAGCGGGTACTCCAGGCCCTCCTGCTCGGCGAAGACGCGCAGGGTGTGGATGGAGTCGTTGGAGACGGCGAGCACCTGGGTGTCCCGGTCGGTGAACCTGGGCAGGTTGTCGCGCACCTCGCACAGCTCGCCGGTGCACACGCCGGTGAAGGCGAAGGGATAGAAGAGCAGGACGACGTTCTTGCTCCCGCGGAAGTCGGAGAGCTTCACGGCCCGGCCGTGGTTGTCCTTGAGCTCGAAGTCGGGGGCCTTGTCGCCGACCTGGATAGCCATCGCCTGGATGTCCCTTCGGTGGGGCTGTCTGGGTGAGTCCACCCTACGCAGCGAGCGCCGAAGACCGCCGGACGGGCCGAGCACGAAGGCCCGGCCCGTCCGGCGTCACATCACTTCACGGCACTTATGGACGTCACTCCCTGGACGTCACTTCTTGGACTTCGCGGCCTTGGGCGTCACCAGCCGGCTGCCACTCCAGTCCTTGCCGACGCTGACGCTCTTGCTGGCCGACAGACCCGCAGTCGTCGAGGCTTCGGAGATGTCGCTCGGCTCCACGTATCCCGTACGGCCGGTCTTCGGCGTCAGGAGGAGGATCGACCCGCCTTCTTCGATGTACGTGGTGGCGTCCACCAGCGCATCCGTCAGGTCTCCGTCATCGTCGCGGAACCAGAGCACCACGGCGTCGGCGACGTCGTCGTAGTCCTCGTCCACCAGATCGCTGCCGATGACTTCCTCAATGGACTCGCGGAGCTCCTGGTCGACGTCGTCGTCGTAGCCGATCTCCTGGACCACCTGCTCGGGCTGGAAACCCAGCCTGACGGCAGGGCTGGTCCGCTCCTCCGCGTGGTCCGCGGTCGCGCTCACGGGTTGCCTCCTGATCATGATTCGGGAATAACTCAGCCACGCGCGTGCGCGAAGCATTGGCCGTAGTCCACACGGGCGGGACGGATCGCGCAAGTACCCGGCGGTTCGGACCGCCGAAACGGTGACGATCCTGGCCGTGTCGACGCAACTCCAGGCACACGATGCGGACGGACAGTGACGTACACCACACCTATCTGCCCTGTTTGCGTATTTGAGAACCATCCAAGGGTACGAGATTCGAACGAGTGCCGGTTACCTCGGGGTAGAGATGACGTTTGCGGCCCCTAGGTACACGATGGGGGCGGTGCAGGCACTGGATGCGCAGCGAGACGCCCCGCGGCCCACCCGCGAGGCGCGAACGAGAAACACCGTCCCACACAGCCCTCTGACAGGTAAGGAACAGCGTGGCTTCCGGATCCGATCGCAACCCGATCATCATTGGCGGCCTTCCGAGTCAGGTTCCTGACTTCGACCCCGAGGAAACCCAGGAGTGGCTCGACTCCCTCGACGCCGCGATCGACGAGCGCGGCCGGGAGCGGGCCCGCTATCTGATGCTCCGGCTGATCGAACGGGCTCGCGAGAAGCGCGTGGCCGTGCCCGAGATGCGCAGCACGGACTACGTCAACACCATCCCCACCAGGGCCGAGCCGTTCTTCCCGGGCAACGAGGAGATCGAGCGCCGGATCCTCAACGCGACCCGCTGGAACGCGGCCGTGATGGTGTCCAGGGCCCAGCGGCCGGGCATCGGGGTGGGCGGTCACATCGCGACCTTCGCCTCCTCCGCGTCGCTCTACGACGTCGGCTTCAACCACTTCTTCCGCGGCAAGGACGAGGGCGACGGCGGTGACCAGGTCTTCTTCCAGGGCCACGCCTCCCCGGGCATCTACGCGCGCGCGTACCTGCTCGACCGGTTGAGCGAGCAGAACCTCGACGCGTTCCGCCAGGAGAAGTCGAAGGCGCCGCACGGGCTGTCCTCGTACCCGCACCCGCGTCTGATGCCGGACTTCTGGGAGTTCCCGACCGTGTCGATGGGTCTCGGCCCGATCGGCGCGATCTACCAGGCCCGGATGAACCGCTACATGCACGCGCGCGGGATCGCCGACACCTCGAAGTCGCATGTGTGGGCGTTCCTCGGCGACGGCGAGATGGACGAGCCGGAGTCGCTCGGCCAGCTGACCATCGCCGCACGTGAGGGCCTCGACAACCTGACCTTCGTCGTCAACTGCAACCTCCAGCGCCTCGACGGCCCGGTGCGCGGCAACGGCAAGGTCATCCAGGAGCTGGAGTCGGTCTTCCGGGGCGCCGGCTGGAACGTGATCAAGCTGATCTGGGACCGCTCCTGGGACCCGCTGCTCGCCCAGGACCGCGACGGCACCCTGGTCAACCGGATGAACACGACCCCGGACGGCCAGTACCAGACCTACGCCACCGAATCCGGCGCCTACATCCGCGACCACTTCTTCGGGGACGACCAGCGGCTGCGCGCGATGGTCGAGGGCATGACCGACGACCAGATCCTGCACCTGGGCCGCGGCGGTCACGACCACCGGAAGATCTACGCGGCGTTCAAGGCGGCCGTGGAGCACACCGGCCAGCCGACGGTCATCCTCGCCAAGACGGTCAAGGGCTGGACGCTGGGGCCGAACTTCGAGGGCCGCAACGCCACCCACCAGATGAAGAAGCTGACGGTTGCCGACCTCAAGGGCTTCCGTGACCGGCTGCACCTGCCGATCTCCGACAAGGAGCTGGAGGGCGGCCTCCCGCCGTACTTCCACCCCGGTCGGAACTCGGAGGAGATCCAGTACATGCACGACCGCCGCAAGGGTCTCGGCGGGTACGTGCCGACCCGTGTCGTGCGCTCGAAGCCGCTCGCGCTGCCGGACGACAATGCGTACGCGAGTGTGAAGAAGGGCTCGGGTCAGCAGTCCATCGCCACGACCATGGCCTTTGTGCGGCTCCTCAAGGACCTCATGCGGGACAAGGAGCTCGGCAAGCGCTTCGTGCTGATCGCGCCGGACGAGTACCGCACCTTCGGCATGGACTCCTTCTTCCCGAGTGCGAAGATCTACAACCCGCTCGGCCAGCAGTACGAGTCGGTGGACCGAGACCTGCTGCTCGCCTACAAGGAGTCGCCGACCGGGCAGATGCTGCACGACGGCATCTCGGAGGCCGGCTGCACGGCGTCCCTGATCGCGGCGGGCTCGGCGTACGCCACCCACGGCGAGCCGCTGATCCCGGTCTACGTCTTCTACTCGATGTTCGGTTTCCAGCGCACCGGCGACCAGTTCTGGCAGATGTCGGACCAGCTGGCGCGCGGCTTCGTACTGGGTGCGACCGCCGGGCGTACGACCCTGACCGGTGAGGGCCTCCAGCACGCGGACGGCCATTCCCAGCTGCTCGCCTCGACGAACCCGGGCTGCGTCGCCTACGACCCCGCGTTCGGCTTCGAGATCGCGCACATCGTGCGGGACGGTCTGCGCAGGATGTACGGCAGTTCCGCCGAGCACCCGCACGGTGAGGACGTCTTCTACTACCTGACCGTCTACAACGAGCCGATCCGGCACCCGGCCGAGCCTGCGGACGTGGACGTCGAGGGCATCCTCAAGGGCGTGTACCGCTTCAGCGAGGGCACCTCGGGGTCGATCCCGGCGCAGATCCTCGCGTCCGGGGTGGCCGTCCCCTGGGCGGTCGAGGCGCAGAAGATCCTCGCCGAGGACTGGAACGTCAAGGCCGACGTGTGGTCGGCGACCTCCTGGAACGAGCTGCGGCGCGAGGCCGTCGAGGTCGAGCGGCACAACCTGCTGCACCCGGAGGAGGAGCAGCGGGTGCCGTACGTGACGCGGAAGCTGACCGGGGCCGAGGGGCCGTTCGTGGCCGTCTCGGACTGGATGCGGTCGGTGCCCGACCAGATCGCGCGCTGGGTGCCGGGCACGTACCAGTCGCTGGGCGCGGACGGGTTCGGATTCGCGGACACCCGGGGCGCGGCTCGCCGGTTCTTCCACATCGACGCCCAGTCGATCGTCGTGGGGGTGCTGACCGAGCTGGCGAAGGAGGGCAAGGTCGACCGGTCGCTGCTGAAGCAGGCCATCGACCGGTACCAGCTGCTGGACGTGTCGGCGGCGGACCCGGGGGCGGCCGGAGGCGACGCGTAGCACGGGGCGCACGAAGGGGTGGCGGAGCTGCGGCTCCACCACCCCTTACTCGTTCTTTACTATGCGGGCATGCAAGAACAATCGGCGCAGAACCGGTGGGAGCTCTGGACCCAGCGGCCGTTGCTGGCCCTCGCCGTGGTGTTCGCCGTGGCCTACGCCGTGCCGATCGTGGACACCTCGGCCGACCACACCCTGACCACCGCCTGCACCGCGGTCGAGTGGGTGGTGTGGGGGGCGTTCGCGGCGGACTACGTGGTCCGGCTGGCCCTGACGTCCGACCGGTGGCGGTTCGTGCGCACGCACTGGCTGGACCTGTGCGCGGTGGTGCTGCCGCTGGCGCAGCAGCTCAAGCTGCTGCGGCTGGTCTCGACGCTGCTGCTGGTGGGGCGGCGGGCGCGGATGGCCTCGCAGATCCGGATGACGACGTATGTCGTGGGCGCGGTCGTCGGGCTGCTGATGTTCGGCTCGCTGGCCGTGCTGTCGGTGGAGCGGGAATCCCCGGACGGGAACATCCGCACCCTGGGTGACGCACTGTGGTGGTCGTTCACGACGATGACGACCGTGGGGTACGGGGACCACGCGCCGACCACCGGACTGGGGCGGATCATCGCCGTCGGGCTGATGCTCTCCGGGATCGCGCTGCTCGGTGTGGTGACCGCGAACATCGCGGCATGGTTCATCGCCCGGTTCGACAAGGACGACGTCGAGGAACGCGCCCGGACGGAGGCGATCCTGGCCCTGACGCAGGAGGTGCGGGCGCTGCGGGCGGAGGTGGCGGCGCTGCGGGGCCGACCGGACGGGGCGCTGCGGGACGGGACGCTGCGGGACGGGTCCCCGCCCGTGCCGACCCACCAGCCGTCCCGGTAGGCCGGCGTGCGGCGGTCTGCGCTACCGGGATTCCCTCGCGGGGCGTCGGCCTTCAGGCCGTTCGTGAAGCGAATCCGTCGAATCCGCAGGGTGGCGCGGGGCGTCCCGGATGCGGTCCCGCGAAGCAGGAGAGCACAGGTGTCACCACGGCCGACGCGGAGCGTCCGGCGTCCGGTCCGGGACACGGAGCCTCACGGGGCCCGGTCCGGCGGGAGTCGGGCGATGCCTTCCCGCCCGGCTCCGCCGGTTGCCCTGGTTGCGGTCCTCGGGCTTCAGCCCGCGGAGCACGTCACAGCAGTCCGTTGCCCGTGCCGGTGGCGCCCGCCAGCCAGATGATCGCCAGCAGGGTGTCGATCGCGCCGAGGGCGACGGCGACCAGGGCCGGTACCGGACGGGAGCCCGCCCAGCTGCGGCCCATGGCCAACCAGCCGCAGACGATCGCCGCCGGGCCGAGGATGATCCCCAGCGCGAAGAATCCGGCGACCGCGCAGACGAGGCCGACGATGCCGAGCGTCGCGCGATCCGGCCCGGTCCGTGACCCCATGCGGCCACGTGAGCGGGGGTACCTGCGCGTGCCGTTTCCGAAGCCGGCCATCGAACAACTCCCTGGATTCCGGGGATGTGTTGTTGTTCGGGTACCCGCGACACGCGGAACATTCCCCGCAGTTGCCGGGCGGTCGGCGCGCTGTCCCCCTCCGGCAGCGCGCCGCGGCCCTGGCCGCCCTCCCATCCGGAGGGCTTGACTAACTGTGACCTGCGACGCGTGCCGGAGGCGAGGAACCTTTAGCGTTGTCACCCGGATAGGGGAAACTCGCTGAATTTCCGTCAGCTGAGAATCCGTCAGATATGACCGACGCCCGCGCCCGCTTCCGCGTTCTCGCCCCGCTTGGTGAGCAGCGCGACGAACACGGCGACGACCGCCACCCCGGCGGCGACCAGCGAGGCGAGGCTCATGCCGGAGATGAAGGTGTCGTGGGCGACGTCCGTGATCTTCGCGGCGATCGCTTCGGGGGTGCCCTTGGCCACCGGCGCCACGCCGACCTGAACCGCCTCGGAGGCCTGGTCCAGTTGGGCGGGGGTGAGCTCGGGCAGGCCCGCGCCCTTCCAGTTGGCCGGCAGGTCACCGTCGACCTTGGACGCCATCACGGCACCCAGCACGGCCGTACCGAGGCTGCCGCCGATCTGCATGGCCGCCTGCTGGAGACCGCCCGCGACGCCGGACAGCTCCATGGGGGCGTTGCCGACGATGACCTCGGTCGCGCCGACCATGACCGGGGCGAGTCCGAAGCCCAGCAGGGCGAACCAGATCGACATGAGACCGCTGCTCGTGTCCGTCTCCAGCGTGGACATGCCGTACATGGCGATGGCGGTGGCGGCCATGCCGCCCGCCAGCGGGATGCGCGGGCCCAGCTTGGTGATCGCCGCGCCCGCGAGCGGGGAGCCGACGATCATCATGCCGGTCAGCGGGAGAAGGTGCAGGCCCGCGTCGATCGGGCTCATGCCGTGCACGTTCTGGAGGTAGAACGTCACGAAGAACAGGCCGCCCATGAAGGCGATCGCCATCAGGACCATGAGGACCACACCGGCCGACAGCGGGACCGAGCGGAACAGCCCCAGGGGGATGAGCGGTTCCTTGACCTTCGTCTCCCAGAAGGCGAAGGCCGCGAAGAGCACCGCGGAGCCGACGAGGAAGATCCAGGTCATGCCGTCGGCCCAGCCCCAGGTCGGCGCCTTGATCAGGGCCCAGACCAGGCAGAACATCGCGCCCGAGAGGAAGGCGATGCCGAGGAGGTCGAAGGAGCGCGGGGCGTTCTCGGCCCGGTGGTCGAGGAGGATCACCACGCCCAGGACCAGGGCGAGGGCGCCGACCGGCACGTTGATGAAGAACACCGACTGCCAGTTGACGTGCTCGACGAGGACGCCGCCGAGGATCGGGCCGCCGGCGGTGGACGCGCCGATGACCATGCCCCACAGGCCGATGGCCATGTTGAGTTTCTCGGCCGGGAAGGTCGCGCGCAGCAGCCCGAGCGCGGCCGGCATCAGCAGGGCGCCGAACAGTCCCTGGAGCGCCCGGAAGGCGACCACGGCACCGATGCTGCTGGACAGGCCTATCGCGCCGGAGGCGGCCGCGAAGCCGACGACGCCTATCAGGAACGTCTGACGGTGGCCGAAGCGGTCACCCAGTTTGCCCGCGGTGATCAGGGAGACCGCGAGGGCGAGGAAGTAGGCGTTGGTGATCCACTGGACCTCGGCGAAGGTGGCACCCAGGTCGCTGGCGATGGCCGGGTTGGCGATGGCCACGATGGTGCCGTCGAGGGCCACCATCATGACGCCGACGGCGACGGTGATGAGGGTGAACCACGGGTGTCCGCGCAGCCCCTTGGCGGACGGCCCGTCCGACGGGTCTGCCGGTGCCTTGCCGTCCGGCCCCGTCGCGTCGATGGTGGTCTGACTGGTCATGCGTTCGAGGTTAGTGACAGCCGCTGACAATTGACAAACGGGTTCACAAGTCGGTAACTGACACCTCATGGGAACTCTGCGTGAGCGCAAGAAGCAGCGCACCCGGGACGCGCTGCTGCGCGCCGCGGTGGAGCTGTTCACCACGCAGGGATACGAGCGGACCACCGTCGACGAGATCGCCGCCGCCGTCGACGTCTCGCAGCGCACCTTCTTCCGCTACTTCGCCGGCAAGGACGAGGCCGCGCTCGCGCTGGTGGAGATGACGGTGGAGCGGTTCGTCGAGGGGGTGCGCTCGCGCCCGCCGCACGAGCCGCCGATGGAGGCGCTGCGCCAGGCGGTGCTGGACGGCTGGCACTCGATCAACGAGGTCGTCGAGTCCGTCGTACCCGTGGAGCTGTATCTGCGCCTGTACCGGGTGATCGAGTCGACGCCGGTGCTGCTCGCCGCGCACCTGCGACGCTCGGCGGAGGTGGAGGAGGATCTCGCGCGGGTGGTCGCCGAGCGTGAGGGGCTCGACGTGGACGCCGATCCGCGGCCGCGGCTGGCGGTGGCCGTGTTCAGCGGCGTGATGCGGGTGACGGAACGGCAGTGGTCCACGGACGCCGACTTCAGCCTGGACCGGATCCGCGCGCTGACGTCCCTGTATCTCGACGGGGTGGGGCCCGCCCTGCTGGGGGACTGGCGCGAGACCCGACGGACATAGAGACGTAAAGGGCCTTCTGACCCTCGACACGCCCGTTGAAACGTGATCCCCGTCACTTGGGTCACCCGAGACCCTCTCGTTCTCCTAGTGTGTCCTTTCAGTGACTTCCTTCGACACCTCCCCGCAGCTCAACGTCTGGCGCGCACTGGCCGCCCTGGCCGTGGTGTTCGTGATGCTGGCGACCACCGGCTGGACGGCGCTGCGTCATCAGCGGGAGACCACCGCCCTGCAGACCTCGCGCTCGGAATGGGAGCACGGCCGGCTGGCCGGGCACCGGCTGCCGGACCCCGGCTCCGCCCCCGCCCGGCTCGCCCGCTTCTTCGCCTCGCTGAGCGCCCCGCAGCGCACGGCGCTCGCGCGGGACTACCCGCTCGCGGTGGGCAACATGAACGGCGCCCCCGCCGAGCTGCGCTACCGCGCCAACCGGGTGGCGCTGCTCCAGCAGATCCGGCTCGAGCGCACCCGCATGCGGGACAGCCGGCTGACGCCCTCGGGACAGCAGCTGGCCGGCCGGCGCATGCAGCGCTACGAGTCGATGAGCACCGCCGGCCGGCAGATCCTCGCCTTCGACCCGGAGGGCTCCGGCCGGGTCGCCGAGGTGTTCGGCAGCCTGGACGAGGCCGAGCGGATCTCCGTCGTCGTCCCCGGCGTCGACACCGATCTGCTCACCTTCCAGCGCACGAACCGCAAGTACTCGGCGCCGGTCGGCATGGCCCAGGCCCTCTACTCGGCCGAGCGGGAGGCGAGCCCCTCGACGCCCACGGCCGTGATCGCCTGGGCCGACTACACCTCACCCGACGGACTCGGCATCGACTCGGCCACCGCCATGCGCGCCGAGAGCGGCGCCGTCCGGCTGAACGCCCTGCTGACCGCCCTGCCGGGCAGCGCGCCGGTCTCGATGTTCTGCCACAGCTACGGCTCGGTGGTGTGCGGGGTCGCCGCGCACGCGATGCCGGACCGGGTGGCCG
Protein-coding regions in this window:
- a CDS encoding alpha/beta hydrolase; the encoded protein is MTSFDTSPQLNVWRALAALAVVFVMLATTGWTALRHQRETTALQTSRSEWEHGRLAGHRLPDPGSAPARLARFFASLSAPQRTALARDYPLAVGNMNGAPAELRYRANRVALLQQIRLERTRMRDSRLTPSGQQLAGRRMQRYESMSTAGRQILAFDPEGSGRVAEVFGSLDEAERISVVVPGVDTDLLTFQRTNRKYSAPVGMAQALYSAEREASPSTPTAVIAWADYTSPDGLGIDSATAMRAESGAVRLNALLTALPGSAPVSMFCHSYGSVVCGVAAHAMPDRVADIAVAGSPGMRVENAAQLDTDARVWAMRDADDWVQDVPHLELGGLGHGEDPMAQEFGARVLSARQAKGHGGYFEPGTDSLRNLAEIGTGAYHSVECAHDDAACTAGLSDTTKAGRA